CAGCTGGGTGTCTGCAGTACTCTGTTCAGTGATGTGTCCATAGTAGGAGATTGCTCTACGAAAACTGAAAATAACTTGTCACACAACCAAAAATGCTATGATCCGAATTTTACTGACAACGTGTCTTAAATGACAACGACCCCGTCTTACTTTCACCAGTTTAATAGTAAAAGACTTTTCTCgtaaaactgaataaaaaacaacactTCCCAGAACTCTGTTCGCGCGCCGAAACAGTCGATTTTTGGAGTGTCTGTTCAACTGTATTCTCCCAAATAAAGAGATACCaataaaacagacacaaaagaCACTGCCATCTGGTTACGTGGGACTGCCAATTTCGTTAATTAAAACTTTGGTGCCTTTGGGAATAAAGTGTAAGAGTGTTTTGTAGCAGTGGGCAGGGCAGCTTCAGCCCCATTATGCATCAGTGTGTATCAGTAGTGTTAGTGCGGTGTATCCGTTCTTGTCTATTTTAACTCAGCTGTTGCGGCAGAAGGTAGCAGTTGTCGAGTTAAAACAAGATAAACGAATTAGATTTACGTCTTCGGAACAAGCTATGACAACACGCCGATTACGCCGTGTTTCAAAAAACTGCGGCGTCGTCGAAAGAGATGGATGTTCCTCAGCCCTGTTTCGTGTTGAGTAATCAGGTGTCCAGCTTTGCACAGTTTAACCCGGTTTAACCCGGTGTGAGGGTGGCTCTTCTTTAGACTGGGTCACACGAGTGGCTAAAGTGAGATAACAGCTAGATATCATACCTGGCTATCTAAATAACGACTAAATATCGACGGACTAGGCTGTCATTGCCTACGGAGAAGGCCGTTCAATAGAAATGGGAATCATTTTTACAAAGTTATGGAGGCTTTTTAACCACCAAGGTGAGTGAGTCGTTTCGCCGTCGTTTGTTAGCTGGTCAGCTAACGTTGGTGTCACGGGAACGGAATTACAAACCCGGTGGGGTGAAGTTATCTAGCAGCTGGCCAGCCTGGGGTAgttggctaacgctagctagtgCTTGCTTCGTAAGGCCGGGTTGACGTTTGACAGCAAGCTGTGTGGCCGATTCCCTGACTTCGTTTTGGAGTGGTTTTGGAGTAGCTGGCTAGGTTCAGATAACCTGACACTAACGCTGAGCGGTCTCTCCTCTATCTTCGGTTATCTTACAGCGACCTCGGGCCTAGTAGTGGCTAGCTAGGGCAAAGCCCAGGGATCCCCTACCTAACCAACGAGCTGCTCGGTTTAGCATTTCATTACATGCCGAGAAATGGCAGCATTAAGGCCATTTGTGTATTCTTTCATCTTCTGGTTaaggttagttagctagctaactgtctAGCTGAATATATAGCTAGATTAGCTATAGCTAAGTTGTCAGTTAAAATGGACAGTTGGCTTCTTATGATAAATGTGTCTGTCGGCATCATCTGTGCGACCGAACATGTCAGCGTCTAACTAATGGTTATTTGGGTCTCCAAAATAATTACCTTAGattaattagtgtgtgttttctatGAACGTATAGAGTATATCGAGTCCGACTATAGTCAGAATTGTGATCGTCAATAAGGAATTGTTCTTCGATCTATAGTTAGGCTAAAGCTGTACTGTTGATAAATTaaacctgtctgtctctgcactGTTGACATTGATGTTGCTAAAGTTTGCATCTAGGCGATGTACGTAGACTACTTTGTCATGTAAATGCTCAAAAACCAGCTCAAATGGAGTAAAGGAAAATCCTTGCTCATTACTGCATTATTCATACAATTTTACACAGACTAGAACGTGGATGAAAACTTAGAAGTGCATTGCTCAGACGGATTGATATTGGGGAAACTTGTTTACTCCCACAGATTTGGGCTCCATAATGTTCTCTTATTAGGCTAAATAATACAAGATGTGGGCCAGCAGACTGAGACAGAATTGTATCTCTCTTATTCATTATACATGATGTGGCCGAATACTGGTTGAAACTGGTGCCCAATAGCTCTGCCGTGCCAGTGGTTCCTGTTTCCCTAAAGAGTCAGCTTGCCTAAAAACATCACCGTTTAACTTAGAAAAACCTCAAATAATTGGAGATAAATAGCTTGTTGCAAAGTTGTGGGTTAGACAAAGCCCAAACCACACCTATTTTCAGTGCTTCACTTTCAGGTATTTGCAACTAAGGTGAATTGGAATTTGACACCATGGAACATTTCTTTGCTATACTCATCTTACTCATTAGGTTAACAGATCTTTGTGATCTAAAGTAAGGCATGTAATTAGGCCTGCATATTTATGAGTTCAAAGAAATACTATAATTTGCCATTTTAGTTTGAATTATTTTGAGCATGAGGAGGATTTCAAGTTGAACGCATTCACAGCTGATATGAATACACACTTGGGAGGCTCTTTCTAAATTAACTGCTGCAAGATAAGTGATTATTTTTCTAACTTGCACATATAATGCAGCATTAGAGTTTGAATAACTAATGCTGTTTGCAAAATTAAATAGCATAACCATGAATCTCATGGTATTGTTTGCAAGTTGCTGAATAATGTCTGACAAATTCTGTTGATTCAGATTAATAACTTTGCCTTGCTAATTAAGTTAGAATTCTTAAAGTGAAACAAAGGTGTGAAATAACCTTCCTGTGAGACAAGTGCTGTCAGTTGGCAAGTGGTgctttcattttacatttcttagAAAGGAGAAGGGGAATTCCCTCAGGGAAAGCCACACATGACTGATTTGGGAATGCTAATTTCCACAAATAACCAGGAAACGCATAAGCACTGTTGTTTCCATTATTTGTCATATCACTGTTGTGAACCCAAATGTTCTCTGAGCAGATGTTCTGAATTGTCACCCAAGTGTTGATTAACAAGGCTCTTGCTGTGTGATCGTACCTGCCTGACAGTGTTGTCAACTGCTGTCTGTTTTCATGTGGATTTAGAAAGAATCGGGCATTTACCTCTGGCCTTCACAGGTCAGGCACTGCACCTTCATTGCAATCCCAAGTACCTTAGCGTCTGAGAAATGGGCATCCACACAACTCTCTTCCAGCCCCACTGAGAGTCCTCACATGAGTTctaggaaaaaaacaactggAGCTTATTTGGGTATCTTAAAGCGTGAGGTACAACTAGTCTCCCTGAATCGCAACCCTCTCTTAGATGCCACATGTTCTGTATGATCATGCCTATCCATTCACATTTTTCAGGTCACAGATGTTTCGCATTTCCTTTGTGCTGAAATCTTGTCAGATGTGACGCACTTTGAAAACAGCTACTGACGTGTTATGTGAATAAGGAAAAAGTGATGATTCAGTTGCCATGCTGAGAGCACATCTTTACAAAGCTGTCTTACCTGGACATAATCAACAGCACAAATAATGTTGTCTGcctaaaacaatatttatggCCATGTATCATTTGAGACTTTGATTCTATCAAAGCTAATCAAAACACTTGTTTCTGGTTATGGATGAAAGTAAGGTTGCATGGCACACAACAATACTACATTGCACTTATACTGATTGCAATAAACCTTATAACACATGAACATCTGAAACCTTGATGTGACACGGATAACCGATGGTCTGAATTATTGTCACCAATGTTATTGACTTTTTAAGTTTCATTAAAACACCCATACTGAcagtacaggaaaaaaaacagcaactgaAGTCTCAACTGAAAAAGGGTTTTGTAACTAGCACACATAGCATTCCATAAATTACCCGGTGACCTATTGTAAGAAACTGTAAGGCTACTTCTAGCCCGATTGCctctctgtgcagctctgtggaAGAGGCACATGGTCACTATAGTGCCTTTCATCCTATctgatgaagaaaagaaaacaaagctgAGTGACTCATAATTATAAGTATCTTTAAAATTAGCCCGAGTTGCTACAGCAATATTATAGCGTACCAGCCAATTTAACCTTATTGCCTACATCTAAATGCATACATTGGTGGataacacacatacaatttCGGTCAAACGGGTGGAAGAAAATGGCAGGTTTTAGCAGACGAGCCTCCTCGTCTGTGCCTTATATGTTGAAAGTGGCTTATGCCTTCTACAAATTTGTGCACATGTAAATCATCTTCCTTTAAAATTATGCTATGTGAAATGGAGCTAAAATATTTGCCTGAAAAATGAGTCATTGTATTTGGCAGACCATGTAATTAGGCTATAATGCATTGTGGCCTTGGTTGCATTCTAGTTGCATTGTCTCATACCAGAAGCTCATGTGGATACGCCTGGTTAGTAACATACCTAAGGCAATGGTACAGTAAtgccttaaaaaataaatgtaataaataaagaagcaaCCAattcaaaaatcatttaaaaaaaagttatcatttagcaaatatatttgaaatacaCACCAAGTTACAAGGAAAGGCATATAAATTTAGCAGATTTGGAAAGTGTCAATCAGTTTGCTTTCCTGGCTCTGACTGAATGTTTGTATTAGAATGTTGTATACAGATGGCTTGGGTTTTCGCAGGGGAACAAATTTACTTTTTGACTGTTTAACCAAGCAGcgtggttttgtttgttcaaTATTCACAGCTGTTAAACACACTcagtatgtgtgaatgtgaagaaATTCATAACTCATGAGAACCTAATATCTCAGACATCTTTTCACACAAATATAGCAGATGTCTTGGCAGAGGGTAATTTCCTAGATGTCTCTAGTGTTTTGTctatatcaaaatatttttaaaatgtatagttAATGTGAAAAGTGAAGTTGTAAAATGATTGTGGTATATTACCAGTGTGCAAAACAATTTACTAAGTGGGTGTACACAGCCAGGATTAAGTCAATAACTCTGACTCTCtaataaacagaaaatctcCATGGCATTCTtcattaaatgaagaaaaaacatttatttaggtGTGCCTAATGTTTTGGCAAGGTCCGTCATCAAGGAGAGTCACACTTCAACCTCAGTACAGGTGctaaaagtaaaacataaaaagtCATGACATCTGATTTTCATAAGGatgcatgtctccataacttagaaatcaactgtgtgtgtgtgtgtgtgtgtgtgtgtgtgtgtgtgtgtgtgtgtgtgtgtgtgtggcaaaacGTGAATCAGTTATTAAAGTTCTTGAataattttttctctttctgtagtTATAGTAAAACATGTAATAAGTTGTAATGGAGTATTCCTTACATTCTCTGTTTTGTACCATTTAGAACACAAAGTCATCATTGTTGGGCTGGACAACGCAGGGAAGACAACTATACTGTATCAGTTGTAAGTACAGAAATTTAAGGTCATATAGATATGCTGAAATTGGACACCTAGATATGAGCACATGAAAAAGCTTTGGAAAAACCGACCTGGGCTGTATCGAAGTTGTCATACCTTGACCTGGTATTGGCTTGAGGCTATAGATGAAATGACAGCAAAAACTTTTGATTTAGAACTGCTACCTAATATGTTTTTCACAGCAGATAATTCAAATATGAGGGAAATCTACTCAAGTTGCAGTAGAGGATGCAGTGGTACAAATATATAGCCTATCACACTTAGAATTTGCTGTAACACATGATGTGCAAGTTGGAGCATTCAAGTATtgcagtatataaaatataatataggGATATTAATTCCCTACCccaatgttttttattttaataatcatatttactgttgtttttcatttcattgcTTAGAtgtagtatttatttttcttttttcaagaATAGTCCAAAAGTCAATTTTCTATCTTGATAAGAGCTATCTATAACTAaagtttttaatacattttagaatacAAAATagcaatatacatttttgtgcattttcaaaTAGACTTTTATGCAGTATTGTAGGCTGGCTGGATGTGCCTGGAGAAAGCACAGACTGGCGTGTTATGTATATGTGGCTTTACAGCAGAAGTTGGCTTGTATTGTTCCGATCAACAGGAAGAGAGTAACTAAGGCATCTTTGTTAGCCAGTGAGAGCACAGCCAGTTGGGTTCTGAGCCATGGGTGTATCATGGCGTCCTGTTATTTACATAgatatctatataaataaaatgtctctctgtgtgtgtgtgacaattTTAGTGAAGTAAACAAGGTTTCCACAGAAACGGGATATGTTGGACaggggtccttcatcagctgtgcaatatttatatatacactattTTTCAGTGAGAAAAATATCTTTGCAAAATAAGCTACTTAGGCTGATTTGTTATATGCAGGCCATGTTCTGTCAAGATTTCATGAGACAGCATTGTATTGAAAAATTTTCAATACAACATACTTGATTAGTTTTGTGCAAGCATGACACATTAAAGAGAAGATTCAAAGAGTAAAGCAGGAAGGATGTTAAACATCTCATAGATAAATGGAGCAAGTGTTATAGCCAAAAGTTAATGCTACTGTATGTGGATCAAGCGATCCACAGCACAACAGCATTTCCCTTGGGCAGCATGTGCACTGAAGAGTACTTGCTTAGCAGCCTTTCTCTGTGGTTGAGGACTTACTTGATGTCCTCAAGTTagatttaatttacatatatttcagGAAAGTGAATTATTTTACTACCATATTTAGGAACGGTTTCAGTTAGAGAagattttaaacagattttaaaaacattcttcTTCTCTAATTAAACTTGCAAACTATTGGGGTCATGCATCCTAAACAGTCTGCTGTTGTATCAGTTGCTAATTTTTATATTGGTGCATCACTAAAGTTCTGTACCTCAAAATCTTTATACACAACctgattttataaaaatataatttaagtCATTAAAGGCCTGCGACtaacatgtaaaacatgcacatttctGCATTAAAACTTGAATGTTTGCGGAAAACTTTATAGAATATGTATCTGCTACCATTCTCCATTTATCTATGTGAATGTTGCAAGTGAACATCCACACTTCATATCATTTCATcctgtgtttatatattcactgtattatttgtatgtgcTTTGTGGCCCTCAGCTCTATGAATGAAGTTGTACACACGTCACCCACAATAGGCAGCAATGTGGAGGAAATTGTGGTCAACAACACGCACTTCCTCATGTGGGACATTGGAGGCCAGGAGTCCCTGCGTTCCTCCTGGAACACATACTACACTAACACAGAGGTAGGCCTGTTCAGAACAAAGATCCACGTTCTTCATCTCTATCACTCTTTGTTCTGTCTTTACTGGGCAGCAGGCCCAGTGCTAACACTGCTGTATCTCTGCAGTTTGTAATAGTTGTGGTGGACAGCACGGATAGGGAGAGGATATCTGTGACCAGAGAAGAGCTCTATAGAATGCTAGCTCATGAAGTGAGTATTTCCTTTATTTTGCACCCCCCTGgtgttcatatatatgtgtgtgtgtatatatatatatgtgtatgtgtgtgtgtatgtgtgtatatatatatatatatatatacatacatacacacatatatatatatatatatatatatatatatatatatatatatatatatatatatatatatacacacacacacacatatatatacacatacatatatatatatatatatatatatatatatatatatatatatatatatatatatatatatataatatatatatatatatatatacacacacatacatatatatatacacatacatatatatatgtacacacacacacatatatatatatatatatatatatatatatatatatacatatatatatatatacatacatacacacatatatatatatatatatatatatatatatatatgtatgtgtatatatatatatatatatatatacacacacatacacatatatatacacatacatatatatatatatatatatatatatatatatatatatatatatatatatatatatataatatatatatatatatatatatatataatatatatatatatatatatatatatatacacacacatacatatatatatacacatacatatatatatgtacacacacacacatatatatatatatatatatatatatatatatatatatatatatatatatatacacacctccTATTGGATAATCaatgcatgggtgattgtttcagctggcaacaagttatttaaccctaactgatggagtgagtagcttctcatttgttaaacaaccatgtcgaaagacacatcctgtggaaggacagtggggaaacatcatctttgagaaaggaatgtggtcggaaagaAATCTTgatcgtgatcggtgatcacttaaatgtgtggtgaaatcaaatcatagaaaaacaacagtagaactcagggatatgttaaatagtgaaagtaagagcatttccacacgcacaatgcgaagggaactcaagggattgggactaaacagctgtgtagcctcaaaaaaaccacttgtcagtgaagctaACCTGCAAATacggcttcagtttgctagggagcataaagattggactctggagcaatggaaagaggtcatgtggtctgatgagtccagatttaccctgttccagagtgatgggaaCATCAGGGTAGGAAGAAAggaggctgaagtgatgcacccatcatgcctagtgcctaccgtacaagcctgtggggtcagtgctatgatctggggttgctgcagttggtcaggtctaggttcagcaacgttatgtgcccaaagagtgaggtcagctgactactctaaaatactgaatgaccaggttattccatcaatatatatatattttttttccctgatggcacgggcatattccaagatggcaatgccaggattcatcgggctcaagttgtgaaagagtggttcagggagcatgagacatcattttcacacatggattggccaccagagtccagacctgaaccccgttgagaatctttgggatgtgctggagaggaATTTGCGCAGTTGTCaaaatctcccatcatccaTACAAGATCTTaggaaaaaatgaatgcaactctggacagaaagaaatgtgacattgcagaagcttgtggaaatgatgcctaAAAGCATCTATTTATAAAACCTAATATTTTCGTctaacgaaatattagtgtgtgtgacctttttttggcgtgtgtgtgtgtgtgtgtgtgtgtgtgtgtgtgtgtgtgtgtgtgtgtgtgtgtgtgtgtgtgtgtgtgtgtgtgtgtgtgtgtgtgtgtgtgtgtgtgtgtgtgtgtgtgtgtgtgtgtgtgtgtgtgtgtgtgtgtgtgtgtttttgccgTGCTCACTTCTGTTAATAAGTACCAATCTTAGACTTCTACTTAAAACTGTCCTAAGATTCtacttaaaaacatttatctaAAAATGTTCCTCTTTTCTAGGACCTCAAAAAGGCTGGTTTGTTGGTCTTTGCCAACAAGCAAGATGTAAAGGGCTGTATGACAGTGGCTGAAATCTCCCAGAGCTTACAGCTTACATCCATTAAGGACCACCAGTGGCACATCCAGGCCTGCTGTGCTCTCACAGGGGAGGGGTAAGAGTCACACTTCTGTGCTGTACCAGTGCACAGCATGTGGACACCCTGAATGCCAGAGTGTCGAGAAGTAAACCCGCATCCCTAAATGTCCAGTCATTCTGTTAATTAGAAATGAATGATTGGCCTTAAATTTACCCTTTAAAGCTTGAAACTAAAGAACTGACTTAATGTTGCGTGAGTTTCTGAAATGTGAAAACGGCcgtgtgtgttttgctccaAGTCTCATCTTAAACAAATTAGCATTCAGTTCAGTTGGTGGTAGTTCTTGAAAACAATAGCCATGAACAATAAATGTGACTCATGTCTGTTTTGGGTTGTAAAAAGATTTAGAGGATTTTGATATTTTGCATAATAGTCAATAGTTGGCTGGTTATTCATACACAGATGTGAATGCAGATTTGCCATTGTACACTTGGTCTGTTTTGGTgatttacttgtttgtttgtttgtatgtttaaaaaaaccatTGAACCTACTTGTATGACTAAAACTGTCCTATATGTTTCAATGGTTTAATGTCAAATAAGTTGATTGGTTTTGAAGCCATTCATGTTCAGAGTCCAGTTGTGTAACACACATTATCTGCCAAAGCATGTTGTGATTTATGGGGTAATAGAACACTGAAATTAGACATTTATACTCTTTTCATAGGCTCTGTCAGGGACTGGAGTGGATGATGTCACGACTACGAGTgagatgacctctgaccctatCACAGAACGTTTGCTCACACACGTTTTCTCCTCCGTTTGTGCGGAGGCTGACTGTCACTCACTGTGAAGGTGACTAAGCAGTGTCACCAGGACTTGTGTGATTTAATTTATTACGACTCACTGAGATCTGTGAACAACCTTCAGCTAACTGTGTCAGGGTTGGCAAAACCACATAAACTCAAACTCCGTGTTTTTCCTGCATGGTTGCCCTGTAAAGAGTCAAAAGGAGAGATGTGGAGGAGCCCTTGGACTAAGAGGATGTGCAGCTGAGTGGCACTCCGTCTGTGCTGGGCCCTGCGTCACCTGGCTGTCTGATGTAGTATTGCCCTATGTACAGTCCAGTATTTACATTAACCTTGTGCCTGCATATCAACCTCTCTGTTTCCAGGGCGTGAAAGTCATCATGCGAGGAGAGACTCTGCActtatgtaaaaatgttaaataaagcGTTTTTATCCATCACGACTGATGTTTAGTCACTTCACATATTGCTTTCAGTCACTTGCATTTTGTTAGTGCAGTGGAATGCTCAATGAGATGCAATtgcttggattttttttccacctCTAGGGGATATTGCATTGTTTCAGTGCATGCTTTGAGTTCATTTGTAGCTTAAAATGGTAATATGGGATAAGTGTTTGGGTTCTAATTCTTCACAACCACTAGGATTATgatctgtttatattttaattatatttcaaTGATTTTCTCAAGATGTTGGCACTGAGGAATTGTTCTTTATAACAAATGATTAAGTGAAGAAATACAAAGGAAAGATTTATGGAGTTATATTTATTGTATGTCTGGCCTAGAAATGTTTGGAATACCTTCTACCTATTAGGCTGCTATTCTTGCTTTGACCAGTTTGTGAGTTCTGACATGTTTTGTAACTACCTATTCTGAAAGACTGACTAACAATACTCTCTCTGCACACTTCTCCCCTGTTTCCACTGGCCTCATTCATGAACAAATACTTCCTACAGCAGATTTACATTTTCTATATGTGAAAAACATTAACAGATatgtgtttaaatataaataatgatgCAATGAATCAAGCTTTTGTTGGTATTGTTTATAGTGAGAGGCAGAAACTGAGCAACAAAAAAGGTTGTACATGTTAAATTAATAAACCTGTATACTGTATCTGAATGgtactacatatatatatatacactcaatgCTTAGGAAAGCCTATGTTGCATCATTGGCAATGCAACCTTTCACGGTGGTCTCACAAAGTACCTGCTAGTCTTTACTTTTCTAAATGTAAAGTATTTATTAATGTACATAATAAAAACATCCAGGTTTACACCTGCCATGTGGTGAAAAACAGGTCAATCATTGAATGCCAGTGACTTAAGTGACATGTGAATATAGCAGCTGTGTTAGAATGGGTGTCAGAATATGGCAGACTATCAGTAACATTGATATGAATTACCCTCATCTACTGGCCAATAATTGTGCAGGTggaaaaaatgaattgaaaTCGTTAGACTAATTTAGTTGTAAGCTGAAAGGTATACAGGCAACAGAATGTCCTATATGATCCCCTTCAAGTAAATGAAAGACAAGATTAAATTTAATGGAAATGATATCAATGATCTGCAGGTTGAATGTAATGAAGGgatgtctgtttttcttctgaCTTGAACACTTGAATATGTTCACCCTTCGTGTAGACGGAGGGTGATGGCCCTTCTCATTGTGTCATCCTGTGACGTTAATAAACATGCCTTCTTTCTTCCCTGCAGTCTGTATTTAGGCTAGTTTACCTCACTGGTTGGCAAGCAACTGTTTCACTGTGTGAGAGATGTTAGAAATGCTTCATTGAGAGCAGATAAGATTAATAAATATGAATCTTATCTTATTGAGTCTCCAAAACTACAGAAACTGAGCAGAGAGAAATTGGTGCTTTATTGAAGTCTTAAGGCATTAATGAAGGCTAAGGGCAGTGTATCTCAGTCTATTAACACCTTCACACCTTCACAGAGCTCACAGCACGATGTTAGACACTGATGTTAAATAGGAAACAGAACCACCGATGTAGCCTACCTCCTTCTGGAGTGCTGATGTTACAGCATTCTGGACAAGTGAGAGTCCGAAGGGAAGGTAGAGCACTCCAGAAGAGAGATGAGAAGCTCACAGCTGCTACTGCCATTCAAACATCTCTAGCCCGGAACTGCTAATGGGGAGGTTGGCACTCACAGACTCTTGAGTGCATACAGCTCAGAGTGCATCAAGGAGAAAAATGCAGATGCTTCTTTCTTCGTGTCACCTGGCTCATAATGTGGTAATAGATCCAGACTGTTCACTAGCTGGTTGTTAGGAGCTGGGCTACCCTCTCTGAGAGATACCCTCTTTACCAAACTGCAATGGTGTCCCCCTtccacattatttaaaaataactcctGTGATATTTTTTGATTTAGCATACATACTGTACTAATGAGGGTACTGAGATACTACTCTGACACTGAAGTAACTTTTACAGTATGACAAGTTTTGGGCATCATAGATGACCAAATATCAGTCTCAGTGGTAATTATTTTGGTAATTATTCATAAAAAGTTCAAATTTTCCAGCTGCACCTATTTTGCCTTACCATAAGCCAATGTAATAGAAgattgaacatttttttaataaacaatgactttttttttttaatgtctgtagCTTTTAAGTGTGGCTCTATATGCTGTCAACCACTAATTGGGTCCACCATTCATTTGGcatgaaatgaagaaatgaTGGTATGCAGAGTCAATGAATTTGCACTCATGAAATAAGTACAAgtaagaaaacactgcagcatttgtgaatgtttaacatgttgcatttgtattcatttaaaCTCATTCTTATGAGTCACtattatgtgcatgtataagtTTTAGTGTTACACAGGTCAATCTTTTTGCTTTGGCCTGATCTTAGGGGATCATTGCTCTTGGCCATTAACCAATGACATCATCAGTTTTCCCTAGGTTTTCTTCTTAAGAAGATCTCCCTATCTGTGTAGCCCCACCTTTTCTCCGTTAAAGAAAACAACTAATCAGTTCTAATCTCTCTATTGCGACATCTATATTTCACTCCACAAACAGCGTGTTAGTTGTCTATTCTtcctcatttttctttctgcataGTTGTACATCACTGGATTTGCTGAACAGGTGCTCCTTCCTGAATGCATCACTAGCATATATTTAGCTGCTGAAACCTGAGAACGGtgtcctctgattggctggtgggGGCACATGATAACTGGAGTCTGGCTGCAGCTGTGAGCTGTCGCCCAGCGTTTCTCAGGAGGGAAGAGTTGGGGAGGCTCTGGCAGCTTGGGAAACGCTATAACTGTAAAGTCACCGGTAAGCAAAGAAAGTCAACAAACTGAACACAGGTTCTGTTTTCCCTCTTGAACTTGCTTTGCATGGCCTTTGGATTTTCTATACTTCTATGCCACTGGATGGAAGTGATGCCGAGGGTTGACCCCTTGAGGCACAGTCT
This region of Electrophorus electricus isolate fEleEle1 chromosome 2, fEleEle1.pri, whole genome shotgun sequence genomic DNA includes:
- the arl5a gene encoding ADP-ribosylation factor-like protein 5A isoform X1, with product MGIIFTKLWRLFNHQEHKVIIVGLDNAGKTTILYQFSMNEVVHTSPTIGSNVEEIVVNNTHFLMWDIGGQESLRSSWNTYYTNTEFVIVVVDSTDRERISVTREELYRMLAHEDLKKAGLLVFANKQDVKGCMTVAEISQSLQLTSIKDHQWHIQACCALTGEGLCQGLEWMMSRLRVR
- the arl5a gene encoding ADP-ribosylation factor-like protein 5A isoform X2, encoding MNEVVHTSPTIGSNVEEIVVNNTHFLMWDIGGQESLRSSWNTYYTNTEFVIVVVDSTDRERISVTREELYRMLAHEDLKKAGLLVFANKQDVKGCMTVAEISQSLQLTSIKDHQWHIQACCALTGEGLCQGLEWMMSRLRVR